The Micromonospora krabiensis genome window below encodes:
- a CDS encoding sigma-70 family RNA polymerase sigma factor: MIPAPRNTDAAGSPAAADGAARDPATEWALTARGGDPAAQAAFVRLTQVEVWRFAAALVDPDSADDLTQETYLRAFRALPSFEGRSSARTWLLGIARRTCADHLRAVVRRRRLDARLAAHAHNDRPHPDPAGQFSAADLVRRLPAERRGAFVLTQVLGLSYAEAAAVEGVPVGTIRSRVARARDDLVAAVGDALAG, encoded by the coding sequence GTGATCCCCGCCCCGCGGAACACCGACGCCGCCGGCTCGCCCGCCGCGGCGGACGGTGCTGCCCGGGACCCGGCCACCGAGTGGGCGCTCACCGCCCGCGGCGGCGATCCGGCCGCCCAGGCGGCCTTCGTCCGGCTCACCCAGGTCGAGGTGTGGCGCTTCGCCGCCGCGCTGGTGGACCCGGACAGCGCGGACGACCTGACCCAGGAGACCTACCTGCGGGCGTTCCGGGCGCTGCCGTCGTTCGAGGGCCGCTCCAGCGCCCGTACCTGGCTGCTCGGCATCGCCCGCCGCACCTGCGCCGACCACCTGCGCGCGGTCGTCCGGCGGCGCCGCCTCGACGCCCGGCTCGCGGCGCACGCCCACAACGACCGGCCCCACCCGGACCCCGCCGGGCAGTTCAGCGCGGCCGACCTGGTCCGCCGGCTCCCCGCCGAGCGCCGGGGCGCGTTCGTGCTCACCCAGGTCCTCGGCCTCTCCTACGCGGAGGCCGCCGCGGTGGAGGGCGTACCCGTCGGCACCATCCGCTCCCGCGTCGCGCGCGCCCGCGACGACCTCGTGGCGGCGGTCGGCGACGCCCTCGCCGGCTGA
- a CDS encoding MauE/DoxX family redox-associated membrane protein has product MTVTEARTPRGARWPTVRPWLGTAARLGLAAVWLLAGASKVDDLAASGRAVNAYQVLPYDVSTVVGAALPFVELALGVLLLLGLATRLVAGVSAALLVVFIVGISSAWARGLSIDCGCFGSGGQLAEGQAPSYLPEILRDLGFLVMAGFLLIWPRTPVSVDGWLTGDPVVEDEDE; this is encoded by the coding sequence ATGACCGTGACAGAAGCCCGGACCCCCCGGGGCGCCCGCTGGCCCACCGTCCGGCCGTGGCTCGGCACCGCCGCACGGCTCGGCCTCGCCGCCGTCTGGCTGCTCGCCGGCGCCTCCAAGGTCGACGACCTGGCCGCCTCCGGCCGCGCGGTGAACGCATACCAGGTCCTGCCGTACGACGTGTCGACCGTGGTCGGCGCGGCGCTGCCCTTCGTCGAACTGGCCCTGGGCGTGCTGCTCCTGCTCGGCCTGGCCACCCGACTGGTCGCGGGCGTGTCCGCGGCGCTGCTGGTGGTCTTCATCGTCGGGATCTCCTCGGCCTGGGCCCGTGGGCTCTCCATCGACTGCGGCTGCTTCGGCAGCGGCGGTCAGCTCGCCGAGGGACAGGCGCCGAGCTACCTCCCGGAGATCCTCCGGGACCTGGGATTCCTGGTGATGGCGGGATTCCTGCTGATCTGGCCCCGCACGCCCGTCTCCGTCGACGGGTGGCTGACGGGTGACCCCGTCGTGGAGGACGAGGATGAGTAG
- a CDS encoding DsbA family protein, which produces MSSRKGQKGASKVVRQQLARERRRKRTLWVSAAAVAVLLIAGLIGWSVWSGQRSGDFTAPANTAEGGTGAVVGSGPVTVDIYEDFLCPVCHQFEQTSGATITQLIDEGKIRVVYHPVAFLNRFSTTEYSTRSSAASGCAADAGKYKEYATALFDKQPPEGSAGLTDDELIDIGAGVGLDRDSFGSCVRDGTFKPWTEHVTDQASRNNVTGTPTVVVDGEQLGDRSPEGIRAAVEAAGK; this is translated from the coding sequence ATGAGTAGTCGCAAGGGGCAGAAGGGCGCGTCCAAGGTCGTCCGGCAGCAGCTGGCCCGGGAGCGACGGCGCAAGCGGACGCTGTGGGTGTCGGCCGCCGCCGTGGCCGTCCTGCTGATCGCCGGTCTGATCGGCTGGAGCGTCTGGTCGGGCCAGCGCTCCGGCGACTTCACGGCCCCGGCCAACACCGCCGAGGGCGGCACCGGGGCCGTCGTCGGCTCCGGACCGGTGACCGTCGACATCTACGAGGACTTCCTCTGCCCGGTCTGCCACCAGTTCGAGCAGACCAGCGGCGCGACGATCACCCAGTTGATCGACGAGGGAAAGATCCGGGTCGTCTACCACCCGGTCGCCTTCCTCAACCGCTTCTCCACCACCGAGTACTCCACCCGCTCCTCCGCCGCCTCCGGCTGCGCGGCCGACGCCGGGAAGTACAAGGAGTACGCGACGGCCCTGTTCGACAAGCAGCCGCCCGAGGGCAGTGCCGGGCTCACCGACGACGAGCTGATCGACATCGGGGCGGGCGTCGGCCTCGACCGCGACTCGTTCGGCTCCTGCGTACGCGACGGCACGTTCAAGCCGTGGACCGAACACGTCACCGACCAGGCCAGCCGGAACAACGTCACCGGCACCCCGACCGTCGTCGTCGACGGCGAGCAGCTCGGCGACCGCTCGCCCGAGGGCATCCGGGCGGCCGTGGAGGCGGCCGGCAAGTGA
- a CDS encoding energy-coupling factor ABC transporter ATP-binding protein: protein MIGYVETTPPSLDVRGVRYAYPDGHQALHGVDLTVPRGERVALLGPNGAGKTTLVLHLNGILTPTEGSVSVGGLTVSADRATLAEVRRRVGIVFQDPDDQLFLPTVAEDVAFGPANLGLRGAELDARVDEALAAVGMAAHRDRAPHHLSFGQRRRVAVATVLAMHPEILVLDEPSSNLDPAARRELAGILRDLPVTLLMVTHDLPYAAELCDRSVILDGGRIVADAPTGDLLTDEDLLARHRLELPYGFNPRTAPRR, encoded by the coding sequence ATGATCGGCTACGTGGAGACGACACCACCCAGCCTGGACGTACGCGGCGTCCGGTACGCGTACCCGGACGGGCACCAGGCCCTGCACGGCGTGGACCTCACGGTGCCGCGTGGTGAGCGGGTGGCGCTGCTCGGCCCCAACGGCGCCGGCAAGACGACGCTGGTGCTGCACCTCAACGGCATCCTCACGCCCACCGAGGGCAGCGTGAGCGTCGGCGGGCTGACCGTGAGCGCCGACCGGGCGACGCTCGCCGAGGTACGCCGCCGCGTCGGCATCGTCTTCCAGGACCCGGACGACCAGCTCTTCCTGCCCACCGTCGCCGAGGACGTCGCGTTCGGCCCGGCGAACCTCGGCCTGCGCGGCGCGGAGCTCGACGCCCGGGTCGACGAGGCGCTCGCGGCGGTCGGGATGGCCGCGCACCGCGACCGGGCCCCGCACCACCTCTCGTTCGGGCAGCGACGCCGGGTCGCGGTGGCAACGGTGCTCGCGATGCACCCGGAGATCCTGGTGCTCGACGAGCCGTCGTCGAACCTCGATCCGGCCGCCCGTCGGGAGCTGGCCGGGATCCTGCGCGACCTGCCGGTGACGTTGCTGATGGTGACGCACGACCTGCCGTACGCGGCGGAGCTGTGCGACCGGTCGGTGATCCTGGACGGTGGGCGGATCGTGGCGGACGCGCCCACCGGCGACCTGCTGACCGACGAGGACCTCCTGGCCCGCCACCGCCTGGAGCTCCCCTACGGCTTCAACCCCCGAACCGCCCCCCGCCGCTAA
- the cbiQ gene encoding cobalt ECF transporter T component CbiQ, with protein MGAGHGHVLYRESSSPVHRLPPEVKIVAMVVFTVAVVATPREAFWAFGAYALLVAVVAALARVGPGWLLSRSLIELPFVLFAVALPFLGAGERVTVAGLHLSVDGLYGSWNIVAKGTLGVLASLLLAATTTTRDLILGLDRLHCPQVLTQIATFMLRYLDVLVGEARRMRVARVSRGDDPRFLWQLRGFAAGVGALFLRAFERGERVYLAMLSRGYDGRMPAVWQGAGAATTGQWLVAATVPVLAASIAATAVVLG; from the coding sequence GTGGGCGCCGGTCACGGGCACGTGCTGTACCGCGAGAGCTCCTCGCCGGTGCACCGGCTGCCCCCCGAGGTCAAGATCGTGGCGATGGTGGTCTTCACCGTCGCGGTGGTGGCCACCCCGCGCGAGGCGTTCTGGGCCTTCGGGGCGTACGCCCTGCTGGTGGCCGTGGTCGCGGCGCTCGCGCGGGTGGGGCCCGGCTGGCTGCTCAGCCGGTCCCTGATCGAGTTGCCCTTCGTGCTGTTCGCGGTCGCGCTGCCGTTCCTCGGCGCCGGCGAACGGGTCACCGTGGCCGGGCTGCACCTGTCGGTGGACGGCCTCTACGGCAGCTGGAACATCGTCGCGAAGGGCACCCTGGGTGTGCTCGCGTCGCTGCTGCTCGCCGCGACCACCACGACCCGGGACCTGATCCTCGGCCTGGACCGGCTGCACTGCCCGCAGGTGCTCACCCAGATCGCCACGTTCATGCTCCGCTACCTCGACGTGCTGGTCGGCGAGGCCCGCCGGATGCGGGTGGCCCGGGTCTCCCGGGGTGACGACCCGCGGTTCCTCTGGCAGCTACGCGGCTTCGCGGCCGGAGTGGGGGCGCTGTTCCTGCGCGCCTTCGAGCGGGGTGAGCGGGTCTACCTGGCGATGCTCTCCCGCGGCTACGACGGGCGGATGCCGGCCGTGTGGCAGGGCGCGGGCGCCGCGACCACCGGCCAGTGGCTGGTCGCGGCGACCGTGCCGGTGCTGGCCGCCTCGATCGCGGCGACCGCCGTCGTCCTGGGATGA
- a CDS encoding PDGLE domain-containing protein — MSKRPWAFVVGGLLVALLLAGVVSNYASSHPDGLDSSLLKGCTVDADHTITGGSCPAQQAKDHELADSPLADYGVRGIDNAFVSTGLSGVLGVLLTFAIGGGAFWLIRRRNGAAAANTADPTAAGPTDEGGTPAGAVTGGGAERS; from the coding sequence GTGAGCAAGCGTCCCTGGGCGTTCGTCGTCGGCGGCCTGCTGGTCGCCCTGCTCCTCGCGGGCGTGGTCAGCAACTACGCCTCGTCGCACCCGGACGGGCTGGACTCGTCGCTGCTCAAGGGCTGCACGGTGGACGCCGACCACACCATCACCGGCGGCAGCTGCCCGGCGCAGCAGGCCAAGGACCACGAGCTGGCCGACAGCCCGCTGGCCGACTACGGCGTACGCGGCATCGACAACGCCTTCGTCTCGACCGGCCTGTCGGGCGTGCTCGGCGTCCTGCTGACCTTCGCGATCGGTGGGGGCGCCTTCTGGCTGATCCGCCGCCGCAACGGGGCGGCCGCCGCGAACACCGCCGACCCGACCGCCGCCGGACCGACCGACGAGGGCGGCACGCCGGCCGGTGCGGTCACCGGCGGTGGCGCCGAGCGGAGCTGA
- a CDS encoding energy-coupling factor ABC transporter permease, whose translation METLAMHISNGIINGPVAAVFAALALAALTVCVLRGRRDLDDRLAPMAGLVAAFIFAVQMLNFPIFTAGVSGHLLGGALAAMLVGPWVGALCVSVVLIVQALVFGDGGVAMLGLNITNMALIGTAAAYLLIAVLLRVLPRTPAGLAVTAFVSAMLSVLVASQGFILQYWLGGTTDLGSNLAGLAGTMATAHLLIGIGEGLITATTVVTVAKVRPDLVYALRGLRPVAAPAVGVAGGVR comes from the coding sequence ATGGAAACCCTGGCGATGCACATCTCGAACGGGATCATCAACGGTCCCGTCGCGGCGGTCTTCGCGGCACTGGCGCTGGCGGCCCTCACCGTCTGCGTGCTGCGCGGCCGCCGGGACCTCGACGACCGCCTGGCCCCGATGGCCGGCCTGGTCGCCGCCTTCATCTTCGCCGTGCAGATGCTCAACTTCCCCATCTTCACCGCCGGGGTGAGCGGCCACCTGCTCGGCGGCGCGCTCGCCGCGATGCTGGTCGGCCCGTGGGTCGGCGCGCTGTGCGTGTCGGTGGTGCTGATCGTGCAGGCGCTGGTCTTCGGTGACGGCGGCGTGGCGATGCTCGGCCTGAACATCACCAACATGGCGCTGATCGGCACCGCCGCCGCGTACCTGCTGATCGCAGTCCTGCTCCGGGTGCTGCCCCGCACGCCCGCGGGTCTCGCGGTGACCGCGTTCGTGTCCGCGATGCTCAGCGTGCTGGTCGCGTCGCAGGGCTTCATCCTCCAGTACTGGCTGGGCGGCACCACCGACCTCGGCAGCAACCTGGCCGGCCTGGCCGGCACGATGGCCACCGCCCACCTGCTGATCGGCATCGGCGAGGGCCTCATCACCGCCACGACGGTGGTCACCGTCGCCAAGGTCCGACCCGATCTCGTGTACGCGCTGCGCGGGCTCCGGCCCGTCGCCGCCCCCGCCGTCGGAGTTGCTGGAGGTGTCCGGTGA